The Streptomyces sp. NBC_01275 genome has a segment encoding these proteins:
- the hisI gene encoding phosphoribosyl-AMP cyclohydrolase: MTSTPSPSSLDPEIAARLRRSADGLVPAIAQQYDTGEVLMLGWMDDEALHRTLTTGRCTYWSRSRREYWVKGDTSGHFQWVKSVALDCDADTVLVRVDQVGAACHTGARTCFDEDVLLKDGADSGAATASDQ; this comes from the coding sequence ATGACCAGCACGCCCTCGCCCAGCAGCCTCGACCCCGAGATCGCCGCACGCCTCAGGCGCAGCGCCGACGGGCTCGTCCCCGCCATCGCCCAGCAGTACGACACCGGTGAGGTGCTCATGCTCGGCTGGATGGACGACGAGGCGCTGCACCGCACGCTCACCACCGGCCGCTGCACCTACTGGTCGCGCAGCCGCCGGGAGTACTGGGTGAAGGGCGACACCTCCGGCCACTTCCAGTGGGTCAAGTCCGTCGCCCTGGACTGCGACGCCGACACCGTGCTCGTACGGGTCGACCAGGTCGGCGCCGCCTGCCACACCGGCGCGCGCACCTGTTTCGACGAAGACGTGCTGCTCAAGGACGGCGCCGATTCCGGCGCGGCCACCGCCTCGGATCAGTAA
- a CDS encoding TIGR03085 family metal-binding protein: MSTFAKRERLLFADLLETAGPDAPTLCEGWRTRELAAHVVVRERRADAAGGILIKQLASRLDRVMEEFAAKPYEELLQLIRTGPPRFSPFQLKQIDEASNTIEFYVHTEDVRRAEPDWTPRELDPVFQDALWSRLERTARLMGRGAPTGLVLRRADGRTVVANRAAPVVTATGEPSELLLFLYGRQDAAKVELDGEKEAIDKLHGSKQLGI, translated from the coding sequence ATGTCGACTTTCGCCAAGCGTGAACGGCTCCTTTTCGCAGACCTCTTGGAAACGGCGGGTCCGGACGCCCCCACGCTCTGCGAGGGCTGGCGGACCCGGGAGCTGGCCGCGCACGTGGTGGTGCGCGAGCGCCGCGCGGACGCCGCCGGAGGCATTCTGATCAAGCAGCTGGCGTCCCGCCTGGACCGGGTGATGGAGGAGTTCGCCGCCAAGCCGTACGAGGAGCTGCTCCAGCTGATCCGCACGGGTCCGCCGCGCTTCTCCCCCTTCCAGCTCAAGCAGATAGACGAGGCGTCGAACACGATCGAGTTCTACGTCCACACCGAGGACGTCCGCCGCGCCGAGCCCGACTGGACGCCGCGCGAGCTCGATCCGGTGTTCCAGGACGCCCTGTGGTCCCGGCTGGAGCGCACCGCCCGGCTGATGGGCCGCGGGGCCCCGACCGGCCTGGTGCTGCGCCGCGCGGACGGCCGTACGGTCGTCGCCAACCGCGCCGCGCCGGTGGTGACGGCGACCGGGGAGCCGTCGGAGCTGCTGCTGTTCCTCTACGGTCGGCAGGACGCCGCGAAGGTGGAGCTGGACGGCGAGAAGGAAGCGATCGACAAGCTGCACGGAAGCAAGCAGCTCGGGATCTGA
- a CDS encoding VOC family protein, which translates to MIKVAMTSVYVDDVAKARAFYTDVLGFETRIDMDLGGGTLFVTVGASEGAQPDLQLLLEPGHGPIAEPYRLALHTAGIPCIVFSVDDIHAEYDRLRGLGVRFTQGPVEQGPVIAAILDDTVGNLVQLAQHKG; encoded by the coding sequence GTGATCAAGGTCGCGATGACGAGCGTGTACGTCGACGACGTCGCCAAGGCCCGCGCGTTCTACACGGACGTCCTGGGCTTCGAGACGCGGATCGACATGGATCTGGGCGGCGGGACGCTGTTCGTCACGGTGGGCGCGTCCGAGGGGGCGCAGCCGGATCTCCAGCTGCTGCTGGAGCCCGGCCATGGCCCCATCGCCGAGCCGTACCGCCTGGCTCTGCACACGGCGGGCATCCCGTGCATCGTCTTCTCCGTCGACGACATCCATGCGGAGTACGACCGGCTGCGCGGCCTCGGTGTGCGGTTCACGCAGGGGCCGGTGGAGCAGGGCCCGGTCATCGCCGCGATCCTGGACGACACCGTGGGCAACCTGGTGCAGCTGGCGCAGCACAAGGGCTGA
- a CDS encoding MFS transporter — translation MTPTRPVPAPVPARIPAPTPAPVVERPAHRDPNVLRWLGGYTSSAIGDNVYYLALSWAAVQAGTPAQAGFVTAASAVPRALLMLGGGVVADRYGPRRVVVSSTAVRCLLVLTAAVLLLATSPGLWTLGCVAVLFGIVDAVFLPAAGALPARITGRGQLARVQGMRGLAVRLANVLGGPLGGLGIALGGTAGAFGLAALLIGVSLPVLATVRTGQPPPDDTRTRHDTKGRPSALAELRDGLRHIRRDPVLRVLVVFAALSDLGFVGPMNLGLTLLAAQRGWGSAGMGLVLAGFGVGAGAASLLLAWRGRVPYAGRVTAVATLAGAVAIDALARVPSVAAAACVALLIGLLAGLAGALTGALLQARAGSAYVGRVTSVSTLVGFGVAPLTFPAVGWAVAAWGAGPVFTVCAAVSALGGVLALCSRALRHAELPG, via the coding sequence ATGACGCCGACGCGCCCCGTCCCCGCTCCCGTCCCCGCGCGGATACCCGCCCCGACACCCGCCCCGGTCGTCGAGCGCCCCGCCCATCGCGACCCCAACGTCCTGCGCTGGCTCGGCGGCTACACCTCGTCCGCGATCGGCGACAACGTCTACTACCTGGCGCTGTCCTGGGCCGCCGTCCAGGCCGGCACCCCCGCCCAGGCCGGGTTCGTGACCGCGGCCTCCGCCGTGCCCCGCGCCCTGCTGATGCTCGGCGGAGGAGTGGTCGCCGACCGCTACGGACCGCGCAGGGTGGTGGTGAGCAGCACGGCCGTGCGCTGTCTGCTGGTGCTCACGGCGGCCGTGCTCCTGCTCGCGACCAGCCCCGGCCTGTGGACCCTGGGCTGCGTGGCCGTCCTCTTCGGGATCGTCGACGCCGTCTTCCTGCCCGCCGCAGGCGCCCTGCCCGCCCGGATCACCGGCCGCGGCCAGCTCGCCCGCGTGCAGGGCATGAGGGGCCTGGCCGTCCGGCTCGCCAACGTCCTGGGCGGCCCGCTGGGCGGCCTGGGCATCGCCCTCGGCGGCACCGCGGGCGCGTTCGGACTCGCCGCCCTGCTGATCGGTGTGTCCCTGCCCGTCCTGGCGACCGTCCGGACGGGACAGCCGCCCCCGGACGACACCCGGACCCGGCACGACACGAAGGGCCGCCCCAGCGCCCTCGCCGAACTGCGCGACGGGCTGCGGCACATCCGACGCGACCCCGTCCTGCGCGTCCTGGTGGTCTTCGCCGCCCTGAGCGACCTCGGGTTCGTCGGCCCGATGAACCTCGGCCTGACCCTGCTCGCCGCACAGCGCGGCTGGGGCTCCGCCGGCATGGGGCTGGTCCTCGCCGGGTTCGGCGTCGGCGCCGGAGCCGCCTCGCTGTTGCTCGCCTGGCGCGGCCGGGTGCCGTACGCCGGACGCGTGACGGCCGTGGCGACTCTTGCCGGCGCCGTCGCGATCGACGCCCTCGCGCGTGTGCCGTCCGTCGCCGCGGCGGCCTGCGTGGCCCTCCTCATCGGCCTGCTGGCCGGCCTCGCCGGCGCGCTCACCGGGGCGCTCCTGCAGGCCCGCGCGGGCAGCGCCTACGTCGGCCGCGTCACCTCGGTCTCCACGCTGGTCGGCTTCGGCGTGGCGCCGCTCACCTTCCCGGCGGTCGGCTGGGCGGTCGCCGCGTGGGGCGCCGGGCCGGTCTTCACGGTCTGCGCGGCGGTGTCCGCCCTCGGCGGCGTCCTCGCCCTGTGCTCACGCGCCCTCCGCCACGCCGAACTCCCCGGCTGA
- a CDS encoding transcriptional regulator: MTGKEQGRKERDRRITDLGTLKALAHPLRMRLCRALTLARVATASQLAEQVDEAVSLVSYHLRKLAEHGLIEEAEPQSADGRERWWQLASDGLSIRDEDFRDAPEKAAAHTAASRLFAEQRMDLYRRWLDERAHWGEEWNAAAESSEANLRLTATELAELNKEMLGLLHKYEQQGRAAETAGDTEGRENVAVHTYGFPFRI; this comes from the coding sequence ATGACAGGCAAGGAGCAGGGCCGCAAGGAAAGAGACCGCCGGATCACCGACCTGGGCACGCTCAAGGCCCTCGCCCACCCGCTGCGGATGCGGCTCTGCCGCGCGCTGACCCTGGCCCGCGTCGCCACCGCCTCCCAGCTCGCCGAACAGGTCGACGAAGCCGTCTCGCTGGTCAGCTACCACCTGCGCAAGCTCGCCGAGCACGGCCTGATCGAAGAGGCCGAGCCGCAGAGCGCCGACGGCCGGGAGCGCTGGTGGCAGCTCGCCTCCGACGGCCTGAGCATCCGCGACGAGGACTTCCGCGACGCCCCCGAGAAGGCCGCCGCGCACACCGCGGCCAGCCGGCTCTTCGCCGAGCAGCGCATGGACCTGTACCGCCGCTGGCTCGACGAACGCGCCCACTGGGGCGAGGAGTGGAACGCGGCGGCCGAGTCCAGCGAGGCCAACCTGCGCCTCACGGCGACCGAACTGGCCGAGCTGAACAAGGAGATGCTCGGCCTGCTCCACAAGTACGAGCAGCAGGGCCGGGCCGCCGAGACCGCGGGCGACACCGAGGGCCGCGAGAACGTCGCGGTGCACACGTACGGGTTCCCGTTCCGGATCTGA
- the hisF gene encoding imidazole glycerol phosphate synthase subunit HisF → MTLAVRVIPCLDVDNGRVVKGVNFQNLRDAGDPVEMAKVYDAEGADELTFLDITASSGNRETTYDVVRRTAEQVFIPLTVGGGVRTPEDVDRLLRAGADKVGVNTAAIARPELIQEIAERFGSQVLVLSVDARRTPSGSFEVTTHGGRKGTGIDAVEWAHRAAELGAGEILLNSMDADGTKDGYDLEMIKAVRKHVTVPLIASGGAGRLADFPPAVEAGADAVLAASVFHFGDLRIGEVKDTLRGAGHPVR, encoded by the coding sequence ATGACCCTGGCCGTACGAGTCATCCCCTGCCTGGACGTGGACAACGGCCGGGTCGTCAAGGGCGTCAACTTCCAGAACCTCCGCGACGCGGGCGACCCCGTCGAGATGGCCAAGGTGTACGACGCCGAGGGCGCCGACGAGCTGACGTTCCTGGACATCACCGCCTCGTCGGGCAACCGTGAGACGACGTACGACGTGGTGCGCCGCACGGCGGAGCAGGTGTTCATCCCGCTGACCGTCGGCGGCGGCGTGCGCACGCCCGAGGACGTCGACAGGCTGCTGCGGGCGGGCGCGGACAAGGTGGGCGTGAACACGGCCGCCATCGCCCGCCCGGAGCTGATCCAGGAGATCGCCGAGCGGTTCGGCAGCCAGGTGCTGGTGCTGTCGGTGGACGCCCGGCGCACCCCGTCCGGAAGCTTCGAGGTGACGACGCACGGCGGCCGCAAGGGCACCGGCATCGACGCCGTCGAGTGGGCGCACCGGGCGGCCGAGCTGGGCGCGGGCGAGATCCTGCTCAACTCGATGGACGCGGACGGCACCAAGGACGGCTACGACCTGGAGATGATCAAGGCCGTCCGCAAGCATGTGACGGTCCCGTTGATCGCCTCCGGCGGCGCCGGCCGGCTCGCCGACTTCCCGCCGGCCGTCGAGGCGGGCGCGGACGCGGTGCTGGCCGCGTCGGTGTTCCACTTCGGCGACCTGCGCATCGGCGAGGTGAAGGACACGCTGCGGGGGGCGGGACACCCCGTGCGGTGA
- a CDS encoding RidA family protein, whose amino-acid sequence MSDLRRVATGAPWEETFGYSRAVELPNGLVLVSGCTSIVDGQIAGGGPYEQTVNAFNVAFAALEQLSLGRDDVVRTRMYITHARDVDDVGRAHKELFDSVRPAASMIIVSGFVDPSLVVEVEVEAFRGVSA is encoded by the coding sequence GTGAGCGATCTGCGACGCGTCGCGACCGGCGCGCCCTGGGAGGAGACCTTCGGCTACTCCCGTGCGGTGGAGCTGCCGAACGGGCTGGTGCTCGTCTCCGGCTGCACGTCGATAGTGGACGGCCAGATCGCCGGAGGCGGTCCCTACGAGCAGACGGTCAACGCCTTCAACGTCGCGTTCGCGGCGCTGGAGCAGTTGAGCCTCGGGCGCGACGACGTCGTGCGGACGCGCATGTACATCACCCACGCGCGGGACGTGGACGACGTCGGACGGGCCCACAAGGAGTTGTTCGACTCCGTCCGGCCCGCCGCATCCATGATCATCGTCTCCGGCTTCGTGGACCCGAGTCTGGTCGTCGAGGTCGAGGTGGAGGCGTTCCGAGGAGTGTCCGCATGA
- the priA gene encoding bifunctional 1-(5-phosphoribosyl)-5-((5-phosphoribosylamino)methylideneamino)imidazole-4-carboxamide isomerase/phosphoribosylanthranilate isomerase PriA, protein MSKLELLPAVDVRDGQAVRLVHGESGTETSYGSPLEAALAWQRSGAEWLHLVDLDAAFGTGDNRALIAEVAGAMDIKVELSGGIRDDDTLAAALATGCTRVNLGTAALETPEWVAKVIAEHGDKIAVGLDVRGTTLRGRGWTRDGGDLYETLARLDKEGCARYVVTDIAKDGTLQGPNLELLRNVCAVTDRPVVASGGVSSLDDLRAIAELVPLGVEGSIVGKALYAKAFTLEEALEAVAK, encoded by the coding sequence GTGAGCAAGCTCGAACTCCTCCCCGCCGTCGACGTCCGCGACGGCCAGGCCGTCCGTCTCGTGCACGGCGAGTCCGGGACCGAGACCTCCTACGGCTCCCCTCTCGAGGCGGCCCTCGCCTGGCAGCGGTCGGGCGCCGAGTGGCTGCACCTGGTCGACCTGGACGCCGCGTTCGGCACCGGCGACAACCGCGCGCTGATCGCCGAGGTCGCGGGCGCGATGGACATCAAGGTCGAGCTGTCCGGCGGCATCCGCGACGACGACACCCTCGCCGCCGCCCTCGCCACCGGCTGCACGCGCGTGAACCTGGGCACGGCCGCCCTGGAGACCCCGGAGTGGGTCGCCAAGGTCATCGCCGAGCACGGCGACAAGATCGCGGTCGGTCTGGACGTACGCGGCACGACGCTGCGCGGCCGCGGCTGGACCCGCGACGGCGGCGACCTCTACGAGACGCTGGCGCGCCTCGACAAGGAGGGCTGCGCGCGGTACGTCGTCACCGACATCGCCAAGGACGGCACGCTGCAGGGCCCGAACCTGGAGCTGCTGAGGAACGTGTGCGCGGTGACGGACCGGCCGGTCGTGGCGTCCGGCGGCGTGTCGTCCCTCGACGACCTGCGGGCCATCGCCGAGCTGGTACCCCTCGGCGTCGAGGGCTCCATCGTCGGCAAGGCCCTGTACGCGAAGGCGTTCACCCTGGAAGAGGCCTTGGAGGCGGTGGCCAAGTGA
- the hisH gene encoding imidazole glycerol phosphate synthase subunit HisH, protein MELTAKKVVVFDYGFGNVRSAERALARTGADVEITRDFDTAMNADGLLVPGVGAFAACMKGLREARGDWIIDRRLSGGRPVLGICVGMQILFARGIEHGVETEGLDEWPGAVEPLQAEIVPHMGWNTVEAPADSQLFAGLDADARFYFVHSYAVQEWSLEVHNPLMHAPKVTWSTHGKPFVAAVENGALWATQFHPEKSGDAGAQLLTNWIGTL, encoded by the coding sequence GTGGAATTGACCGCGAAGAAAGTGGTCGTCTTCGACTACGGCTTCGGCAACGTCCGCTCCGCCGAGCGCGCCCTCGCGCGCACCGGGGCCGACGTCGAGATAACGCGTGACTTCGACACGGCGATGAACGCCGACGGGCTGCTGGTGCCGGGCGTCGGCGCCTTCGCCGCCTGCATGAAGGGGCTGCGCGAGGCCCGCGGCGACTGGATCATCGACCGCAGGCTGTCCGGCGGCCGGCCGGTGCTGGGCATCTGCGTCGGCATGCAGATCCTGTTCGCGCGCGGCATCGAGCACGGCGTGGAGACCGAGGGCCTCGACGAGTGGCCCGGCGCCGTCGAGCCGCTCCAGGCCGAGATCGTGCCCCACATGGGCTGGAACACCGTCGAAGCCCCGGCCGACTCCCAGCTGTTCGCCGGCCTCGACGCGGACGCGCGCTTCTACTTCGTGCACTCCTACGCCGTCCAGGAGTGGTCCCTCGAGGTGCACAACCCGCTGATGCACGCGCCGAAGGTGACCTGGTCCACGCACGGCAAGCCGTTCGTGGCCGCCGTGGAGAACGGCGCGCTGTGGGCCACGCAGTTCCACCCCGAGAAGTCCGGCGACGCCGGCGCCCAGCTCCTCACCAACTGGATCGGAACACTGTGA
- the hisB gene encoding imidazoleglycerol-phosphate dehydratase HisB: MSRVGRVERTTKETSVLVEINLDGSGKVDVSTGVGFYDHMLDQLGRHGLFDLTVKTDGDLHIDSHHTIEDTALALGAAFKQALGDKVGIYRFGNCTVPLDESLAQVTVDLSGRPYLVHTEPENMAPMIGEYDTTMTRHILESFVAQAQIALHVHVPYGRNAHHIVECQFKALARALRYASERDPRAAGILPSTKGAL, from the coding sequence ATGAGCCGCGTAGGACGTGTAGAGCGGACGACGAAGGAGACCTCGGTCCTCGTCGAGATCAATCTCGACGGTTCGGGCAAGGTCGACGTGTCGACCGGCGTCGGCTTCTACGACCACATGCTCGACCAGCTCGGCCGGCACGGTCTGTTCGACCTGACCGTGAAGACCGACGGCGACCTGCACATCGACTCCCACCACACCATCGAGGACACCGCCCTCGCGCTCGGCGCCGCCTTCAAGCAGGCGCTCGGCGACAAGGTGGGGATCTACCGGTTCGGCAACTGCACGGTCCCGCTGGACGAGTCCCTCGCCCAGGTCACCGTCGACCTCTCCGGCCGTCCCTACCTCGTGCACACCGAGCCCGAGAACATGGCGCCGATGATCGGCGAGTACGACACGACGATGACCCGGCACATCCTGGAGTCCTTCGTCGCCCAGGCCCAGATCGCGCTGCACGTGCACGTGCCCTACGGACGCAACGCGCACCACATCGTGGAGTGCCAGTTCAAGGCGCTCGCCCGGGCCCTGCGCTACGCCTCCGAGCGCGACCCGCGCGCGGCCGGCATCCTCCCCTCCACGAAGGGCGCGCTGTAA
- a CDS encoding histidinol-phosphate transaminase, with product MSFGIDDLPVRDELRGKSPYGAPQLDVPVRLNTNENPYPLPEALVERIAERVREAARDLNRYPDRDAVELRTRLAQYLTDTSGHEVGLAHVWAANGSNEVIQQLLQTFGGPGRTAIGFEPSYSMHGLIARGTGTGWISGPRNEDFTIDLEAARQAIAEHRPDVVFITTPNNPTGTAVPGETVLALYEAAQAAKPSMVVVDEAYIEFSHGDSLLPLLEGRPNLVVSRTMSKAFGAAGLRLGYLAAHPAVVDAVQLVRLPYHLSAVTQATALAALEHTDTLLKYVEQLKSERDRLVGELLAIGYEVTASDANFVQFGRFEDAHTVWQQILDRGVLVRDNGVPGWLRVTAGTPDENDAFLDAVRDLKKEKDA from the coding sequence GTGAGCTTCGGAATCGACGATCTTCCCGTACGGGACGAGCTGCGCGGCAAGTCCCCCTATGGCGCGCCCCAGCTCGACGTCCCCGTACGGCTGAACACCAACGAGAACCCCTATCCGCTGCCCGAGGCGCTGGTCGAGCGGATCGCGGAGCGGGTGCGCGAGGCGGCCCGGGACCTCAACCGGTATCCGGACCGGGACGCCGTGGAGCTGCGCACGCGGCTCGCGCAGTACCTGACGGACACGTCCGGCCACGAGGTCGGCCTGGCCCACGTGTGGGCCGCCAACGGCTCCAACGAGGTCATCCAGCAGCTGCTGCAGACCTTCGGCGGACCGGGCCGTACGGCGATCGGCTTCGAGCCGTCGTACTCGATGCACGGGCTCATCGCGCGCGGCACCGGGACCGGGTGGATCTCCGGTCCCCGCAACGAGGACTTCACGATCGATCTGGAGGCGGCGCGGCAGGCCATCGCCGAGCACCGGCCCGACGTCGTCTTCATCACCACCCCCAACAACCCCACCGGCACCGCAGTCCCGGGAGAGACGGTCCTCGCGCTGTACGAGGCCGCGCAGGCGGCCAAGCCGTCGATGGTGGTCGTGGACGAGGCGTACATCGAGTTCAGCCACGGCGACTCGCTGCTGCCGCTGCTCGAAGGTCGGCCGAATCTCGTCGTCTCGCGGACGATGTCGAAGGCCTTCGGGGCGGCCGGCCTGCGCCTGGGCTACCTCGCCGCGCACCCGGCGGTCGTGGACGCCGTCCAGCTCGTCCGGCTGCCGTACCACCTGTCCGCCGTCACCCAGGCGACCGCCCTGGCCGCCCTGGAGCACACCGACACGCTGCTGAAGTACGTCGAGCAGCTGAAGTCGGAGCGGGACCGGCTGGTCGGCGAGCTGCTGGCGATCGGGTACGAGGTCACGGCGTCGGACGCCAACTTCGTGCAGTTCGGGCGGTTCGAGGACGCCCACACGGTGTGGCAGCAGATCCTCGACCGGGGCGTCCTGGTCCGGGACAACGGCGTGCCGGGCTGGCTGCGGGTCACCGCGGGAACCCCCGACGAGAACGACGCGTTCCTCGACGCGGTACGTGACTTGAAGAAGGAGAAGGACGCATGA
- the hisD gene encoding histidinol dehydrogenase, which produces MISRIDLRGDALPEGPALRDLLPRADFDVSAALEKVRPICEAVHHRGDAALIDFAERFDGVRLESVRVPAQAIADALERLDPAVRAALEESIRRARLVHREQRRTTHTTQVVPGGSVTEKWVPVERVGLYAPGGRSVYPSSVIMNVVPAQEAGVASVALASPPQASAFENDPADGLPHPTILAACALLGVDEVYAVGGAQAVAMFAYGTESCAPANMVTGPGNIWVAAAKRYFAGKIGIDTEAGPTEIAVLADESADPVHVAADLISQAEHDPLAAAVLVTDSVALADAVEKELEAQVAATKHIDDRIVPALKGRQSAIVLVDGVDEGLRVVDAYGAEHLEIQTADAAAVADRVKNAGAIFVGPWAPVSLGDYAAGSNHVLPTGGCACHSSGLSVQSFLRGIHIVDYTRDALADVAHHVVTLAEAEDLPAHGAAIKARFGWKVPGK; this is translated from the coding sequence GTGATCTCCCGAATCGATCTGCGCGGCGACGCCCTCCCCGAGGGCCCCGCCCTGCGCGACCTGCTGCCCCGAGCCGACTTCGACGTCTCGGCCGCCCTGGAGAAGGTGCGTCCGATCTGCGAGGCCGTGCATCATCGGGGCGACGCGGCGCTGATCGACTTCGCCGAGAGGTTCGACGGAGTGAGGCTGGAATCCGTACGGGTTCCCGCGCAGGCGATCGCCGACGCGCTGGAGCGGCTCGACCCCGCCGTGCGCGCGGCCCTGGAGGAGTCCATCCGGCGCGCCCGTCTCGTCCACCGCGAGCAGCGTCGTACGACGCACACGACGCAGGTCGTGCCCGGCGGCTCGGTCACCGAGAAGTGGGTGCCCGTCGAGCGGGTCGGGCTGTACGCGCCCGGCGGCCGGTCGGTCTACCCGTCCTCCGTGATCATGAACGTCGTCCCGGCGCAGGAGGCCGGCGTCGCGTCCGTCGCGCTCGCCTCCCCGCCGCAGGCCTCCGCCTTTGAGAACGATCCGGCCGACGGCCTGCCGCACCCGACGATCCTCGCCGCCTGCGCGCTGCTCGGCGTCGACGAGGTCTACGCCGTAGGAGGCGCCCAGGCCGTCGCGATGTTCGCGTACGGCACGGAGTCCTGCGCCCCGGCCAACATGGTCACCGGCCCCGGAAACATCTGGGTCGCCGCCGCCAAGCGCTACTTCGCCGGCAAGATCGGCATCGACACCGAGGCCGGCCCGACCGAGATCGCCGTCCTCGCCGACGAGAGCGCCGACCCGGTGCACGTCGCCGCCGACCTGATCAGCCAGGCCGAGCACGACCCGCTGGCCGCCGCCGTCCTGGTCACCGACTCCGTCGCGCTCGCGGACGCGGTCGAGAAGGAACTGGAAGCGCAGGTCGCGGCCACCAAGCACATCGACGACCGGATCGTCCCGGCCCTCAAGGGCAGGCAGTCCGCGATCGTGCTCGTCGACGGCGTCGACGAGGGACTGCGGGTGGTCGACGCCTACGGCGCGGAGCACCTGGAGATCCAGACGGCCGACGCCGCCGCCGTGGCCGACCGGGTGAAGAACGCGGGCGCGATCTTCGTCGGGCCCTGGGCGCCCGTGTCGCTCGGCGACTACGCGGCCGGGTCCAACCATGTCCTGCCCACCGGCGGCTGCGCCTGCCACTCCTCGGGGCTCAGCGTCCAGTCCTTCCTGCGCGGCATCCACATCGTCGACTACACGCGGGACGCGCTGGCCGACGTGGCGCATCACGTGGTGACGCTGGCGGAGGCGGAGGACCTGCCCGCCCACGGGGCGGCGATCAAGGCAAGGTTCGGTTGGAAGGTGCCCGGCAAGTGA